The proteins below are encoded in one region of Thermoplasmata archaeon:
- a CDS encoding CBS domain-containing protein, with protein sequence MGGGMRVSEIMNREVKTVRPEQSLADVARLFVENHIHGAPVVDAENRLVGIVTESDILNATKAKYIRYNLVYPSIHQFGLDFKENYSEIARAFEEVKSVPVSEIMTRKVVAVAPGDSVEEVASMMVSKKINRVPVVERGKVVGILTRGDILRGLFRKRE encoded by the coding sequence TTGGGTGGAGGAATGAGGGTCTCTGAGATAATGAACCGAGAGGTCAAAACCGTCAGACCTGAGCAGAGCCTAGCGGACGTCGCCCGCCTCTTCGTCGAGAACCACATCCACGGCGCGCCCGTCGTGGACGCGGAGAACCGCCTCGTCGGCATCGTCACCGAGTCCGACATACTGAACGCGACCAAAGCGAAGTACATCAGGTACAATCTGGTCTATCCGTCGATTCATCAATTCGGGCTCGACTTCAAAGAGAATTACTCCGAAATCGCGAGGGCCTTCGAGGAGGTCAAGAGCGTGCCCGTCTCGGAAATCATGACCAGAAAGGTCGTCGCTGTGGCCCCCGGCGACAGCGTTGAGGAGGTTGCGTCGATGATGGTTAGCAAGAAAATCAATCGCGTCCCCGTGGTCGAGAGAGGGAAGGTCGTCGGTATCCTTACGCGCGGGGACATCCTTCGGGGTCTGTTCAGGAAGAGGGAGTAG
- the hisS gene encoding histidine--tRNA ligase — protein MPELRRPRGTRDFLPREMERRRWLEERLRKTASLFGFREVATPTFEHAELFTARSGPGIVESMYVFKDKGGRELALRPELTAPTMRLFVEGLRAEPRPLKLFYHGPCFRYEEPQRGRYREFWQFGAEVIGAKRAEGEVEVLSLAHECLRASGLRGFRLRIGHVGVLRSALESAGVRREAQAPLMHLIDKRDMDGLRAAIERLGADPKPLLALLEASGGREVLERAPESGLEEVLEGLEACGITDYRIEPGIARGLDYYTGLVFEIDAPELGAEKQVCGGGTYALAELFGAEPVESTGFALGFDRILVALEAQGLELPERGPEFYVISVGPAARREALRLASELRRAGLSADIDLSGRSLAKALRHADAIGAQKAVIIGEEELSKGVLSLRELSTGDQTQTTVQALLEGARRT, from the coding sequence GTGCCCGAGCTCCGGAGGCCGAGGGGTACGAGGGATTTCCTGCCGCGCGAGATGGAGCGCCGGCGCTGGCTGGAGGAGCGTCTCAGGAAGACAGCCTCGCTCTTCGGCTTCAGGGAAGTCGCCACACCAACTTTCGAGCATGCAGAGCTCTTTACAGCGAGGTCCGGCCCTGGAATTGTTGAGTCCATGTATGTTTTCAAGGACAAAGGAGGACGAGAGCTCGCGCTCAGGCCAGAGCTGACCGCACCCACGATGAGGCTCTTTGTCGAGGGCCTGAGGGCAGAGCCTCGGCCCCTCAAGCTCTTCTACCATGGCCCCTGTTTCAGGTACGAGGAGCCTCAGAGGGGGCGCTACAGGGAGTTCTGGCAGTTCGGGGCAGAGGTCATCGGTGCAAAAAGGGCGGAGGGAGAGGTTGAGGTCCTCTCGCTGGCCCATGAGTGCCTCCGGGCTTCGGGCCTGAGGGGCTTCAGGCTTAGGATAGGCCACGTCGGGGTCCTGAGGAGCGCTCTCGAGAGCGCGGGCGTGCGGAGGGAGGCGCAGGCACCCCTGATGCACCTGATCGACAAGCGGGACATGGATGGCCTCAGGGCCGCAATCGAGAGGCTCGGGGCCGACCCCAAGCCGCTCCTCGCGCTCCTCGAGGCGTCCGGGGGCAGGGAGGTACTTGAGAGAGCGCCGGAATCTGGCCTCGAGGAAGTTCTCGAAGGACTCGAGGCCTGCGGCATAACGGACTACAGAATCGAGCCCGGCATCGCTCGCGGCCTCGACTACTACACAGGACTCGTATTCGAGATAGACGCGCCCGAGCTTGGGGCGGAGAAGCAGGTCTGTGGGGGCGGGACCTACGCCCTAGCGGAGCTGTTTGGCGCGGAGCCCGTCGAGAGCACCGGCTTCGCCCTCGGGTTCGACAGAATTCTCGTCGCTTTGGAGGCGCAGGGTCTCGAACTCCCGGAGAGGGGGCCGGAGTTCTATGTGATTTCGGTGGGGCCGGCCGCGAGGCGCGAGGCCCTCAGGCTCGCGAGCGAGCTACGCAGGGCGGGCCTCAGCGCGGACATTGACCTATCGGGAAGGAGCCTAGCCAAGGCCCTGAGGCACGCGGACGCCATCGGGGCCCAGAAGGCCGTCATCATTGGGGAGGAGGAGTTGAGTAAAGGGGTTCTGTCGCTCCGGGAGCTCTCCACAGGCGACCAGACCCAGACCACGGTGCAGGCCCTGCTCGAAGGAGCTCGCCGGACCTAA
- a CDS encoding thiamine pyrophosphate-dependent enzyme, translating to MDGSRAENSYLEAPGGRALLLGNEAIARGLLEAGVDACTGYPGTPSTEILEMLIKARHLGHYVEWSTNEKVAAEVAISASLCGLRASVSMKGVGVNVASEPIQAFTYIGAPGGFVLITADDPSMNSSHNEQDNRIFARQAYLPVIEPCGVAEAKEAARLALLLSERWHQPVMLRSTTAISHSSAPVKLGPLPQRPRRGTFTRAPERWTNLPQNARRMRWELLERMARISLDVENIELNSLSGRGELGFIASGAAHPVLLEALEELELARDVRVLKLSTPYPLPERMVSSLLDSCERVLVVEELEPFVEEQVGAIAHRMGSETRVEGKRAAPEPRHRARPGAGGRAPLRGHGAVLASHLPIQGELTVTQVVRGIRSFLGMEAPARPAPCAGAVEVPSGRSGIEGTPRGPASAPSIPPRPPVLCAGCLHRNAFFALNIVERRLGRGKRLLRPSDIGCYTLGYQPPLNAVDSNFCMGAGVGLGSGLGRFSGESVVAQVGDSTFFHSGIPAIINSVMNGSDLVVLLLDNGTTAMTGHQPHPGTGRRAGGEATRAVSIERVLRACGVAGVSVVPGWSISRIARSVERAVMDGGVRAVVVREPCALLVQRERRKKGRRAPVCRVDPERCKGCLLCITRFGCPAMKPSQTGKKMEIDPGICSGCGACLDKSVCPHGAIQGVRGGVAL from the coding sequence GTGGACGGCTCGCGAGCTGAGAATTCCTATCTCGAGGCCCCCGGCGGGAGGGCCCTCCTGCTAGGCAACGAGGCGATCGCAAGGGGACTTCTCGAGGCCGGCGTGGACGCCTGCACCGGCTACCCCGGGACCCCCTCCACCGAGATACTCGAGATGCTCATAAAGGCGAGGCATCTGGGGCACTATGTCGAGTGGAGCACAAATGAGAAGGTCGCAGCGGAGGTGGCGATATCGGCCTCCCTGTGCGGCCTGCGCGCCAGCGTGTCCATGAAGGGCGTGGGGGTGAATGTCGCCTCGGAGCCCATCCAGGCGTTCACCTACATCGGCGCACCGGGGGGCTTCGTCCTCATAACCGCTGACGACCCCTCAATGAACAGTTCCCATAACGAGCAGGACAACCGCATCTTCGCCCGACAGGCCTATCTCCCCGTCATCGAGCCCTGTGGCGTGGCCGAGGCCAAGGAGGCGGCGCGTCTCGCCCTGCTTCTTTCCGAGCGCTGGCACCAGCCAGTGATGCTCCGCTCGACCACCGCCATTAGTCACTCGAGTGCGCCGGTCAAGCTCGGCCCTCTGCCACAGAGACCCCGGAGGGGCACCTTCACAAGGGCTCCGGAGCGCTGGACCAACCTGCCGCAGAACGCACGCAGGATGCGTTGGGAGCTGCTCGAGAGGATGGCCAGAATCTCGCTCGATGTCGAAAACATTGAGCTGAACAGCCTATCTGGCCGAGGGGAGCTGGGATTCATCGCGTCTGGCGCGGCCCATCCAGTGCTCCTCGAGGCGCTCGAGGAGCTCGAGCTCGCTCGTGATGTGAGGGTCCTGAAGCTCTCCACGCCGTATCCCCTCCCGGAGAGGATGGTCTCCTCCCTTCTCGACAGCTGCGAGAGGGTGCTCGTGGTGGAGGAGCTAGAGCCATTCGTCGAGGAGCAGGTGGGCGCGATCGCCCACAGGATGGGCTCGGAGACGCGTGTCGAGGGAAAGAGGGCGGCTCCGGAGCCTCGGCACCGGGCTCGTCCCGGCGCGGGCGGCAGGGCTCCACTGAGGGGACACGGGGCGGTACTCGCAAGCCACCTACCCATTCAGGGCGAGCTCACGGTCACACAGGTGGTCCGCGGAATCAGGAGCTTCCTTGGAATGGAGGCGCCTGCCCGTCCAGCGCCATGCGCGGGCGCTGTGGAGGTTCCCTCTGGCCGGTCAGGAATAGAAGGAACACCACGCGGTCCCGCGAGCGCTCCCTCGATTCCACCGAGGCCCCCTGTGCTGTGCGCCGGCTGCCTCCACAGGAACGCCTTCTTCGCCCTCAACATAGTTGAGCGGAGACTAGGGAGGGGAAAAAGGCTACTCAGGCCCTCCGACATTGGCTGCTACACATTGGGGTACCAGCCGCCCCTGAACGCTGTGGACTCGAACTTCTGCATGGGCGCGGGCGTGGGCCTCGGCTCGGGCCTGGGCCGCTTCAGCGGGGAGAGCGTGGTCGCCCAGGTCGGCGACTCGACCTTCTTCCACTCGGGCATCCCGGCGATTATCAATTCGGTGATGAACGGCTCGGACCTCGTGGTCCTTCTGCTCGACAACGGAACGACCGCTATGACGGGCCACCAGCCCCACCCCGGCACGGGCAGGAGGGCGGGCGGGGAGGCCACGCGGGCGGTGAGCATCGAGCGGGTGCTGAGGGCCTGCGGGGTCGCGGGGGTCTCGGTCGTCCCCGGCTGGAGCATCAGCAGGATCGCGCGGAGCGTTGAAAGAGCTGTGATGGATGGGGGAGTCAGGGCGGTAGTTGTCCGAGAGCCATGCGCCCTGCTCGTCCAGAGGGAGAGGAGGAAAAAGGGGAGGAGGGCGCCGGTCTGCAGGGTGGACCCGGAGAGGTGCAAGGGCTGCCTCCTGTGCATCACGCGCTTTGGATGCCCGGCGATGAAACCCTCCCAAACCGGCAAAAAAATGGAGATAGACCCAGGAATATGCTCCGGCTGCGGTGCCTGCCTGGACAAGAGCGTGTGCCCCCACGGGGCGATTCAAGGGGTAAGGGGGGGTGTGGCGCTTTGA
- a CDS encoding 2-oxoacid:acceptor oxidoreductase family protein, with amino-acid sequence MKDGTPPRGARIGTAKLRQFRESVARRTYNIVLTGVGGQGVVTAARVLAEAALASGLDLRMFGSYGMAQRGGAVSVHLRLGGRVLNARVEEGTASLIVGLELLETVRSLPLLAPDGIVIATKRLIPPAGTVMRGGADGLLKLLCDLPGSLILDAEALAGAAGTRGVSAVLLGAASRVPGFPVREEALESLVAVDAGAEREEALRAFRRGRREAVEYFKTQVARRELEGGGSWVDGE; translated from the coding sequence TTGAAAGACGGAACGCCGCCACGGGGAGCTCGTATTGGCACGGCCAAATTGAGGCAGTTCCGGGAGTCCGTCGCCCGACGCACCTACAACATCGTCCTCACTGGCGTGGGGGGACAGGGCGTCGTCACTGCGGCCCGGGTGCTCGCGGAGGCAGCGCTGGCCTCCGGCCTCGACCTCAGAATGTTCGGCTCCTACGGGATGGCCCAGAGAGGTGGAGCCGTTTCGGTCCACCTGAGACTCGGGGGAAGGGTGCTGAACGCGCGTGTGGAGGAGGGGACGGCAAGCCTCATCGTCGGGCTCGAGCTGCTCGAGACGGTGCGCAGCCTACCCCTGCTCGCGCCTGACGGTATCGTCATCGCCACCAAAAGGCTGATTCCCCCGGCTGGTACGGTGATGAGAGGAGGAGCGGATGGGCTTCTCAAGCTCCTCTGCGACCTGCCAGGCTCCCTTATACTGGACGCAGAGGCCCTCGCCGGCGCGGCGGGCACGCGTGGCGTAAGCGCTGTGCTTCTGGGAGCAGCGTCTCGAGTGCCCGGGTTCCCCGTCCGTGAGGAGGCGCTCGAGAGCTTGGTTGCGGTGGACGCGGGCGCCGAGAGGGAGGAGGCCCTCCGCGCTTTCAGGAGGGGGAGGAGGGAGGCTGTGGAGTACTTCAAAACCCAGGTCGCTCGGAGGGAGCTGGAGGGGGGAGGGTCATGGGTGGATGGGGAGTGA
- a CDS encoding 4Fe-4S dicluster domain-containing protein, with protein sequence MRKLFFTASLCTGCRACEVACSFKKEGIFSPALSRIRVVRLDEEGLDIPTGCEHCEDAPCIRICPVRALKRRPETGAVVVDGDRCIGCKQCMVVCPFGAVHFSHASGRIFKCDLCNGDPECVKWCFTGAVSFCEEAGVPRAKRHRFAHKHMALTKDLWSPAAPQANETRGIGKTVDREGSRRGYGEGGSGEALGGGSGGAGPSGERRVSKTSGEGPDEGTGGPGGGGGA encoded by the coding sequence ATGAGAAAGCTCTTCTTCACCGCCTCTCTTTGCACGGGCTGCAGGGCCTGCGAGGTCGCTTGCTCTTTTAAAAAGGAGGGCATCTTCTCGCCCGCGCTCTCCCGCATAAGGGTCGTCAGGCTCGACGAGGAGGGACTAGACATCCCGACGGGCTGCGAGCACTGTGAAGACGCGCCTTGCATCAGAATATGCCCCGTGAGGGCCCTCAAGAGGAGGCCGGAGACGGGAGCGGTGGTGGTCGACGGCGACAGGTGCATCGGCTGCAAACAGTGCATGGTTGTCTGCCCATTCGGTGCAGTGCACTTCAGCCACGCCTCGGGCAGAATCTTCAAGTGCGATTTGTGCAACGGAGACCCAGAGTGCGTGAAGTGGTGCTTCACCGGCGCGGTCAGCTTCTGCGAGGAGGCGGGTGTGCCACGGGCGAAGAGACACAGATTCGCGCACAAGCACATGGCCCTGACGAAGGACTTATGGTCTCCCGCGGCTCCACAGGCCAATGAAACCAGAGGTATTGGCAAGACGGTGGATAGAGAGGGCTCCCGGAGAGGATACGGGGAGGGGGGGAGTGGGGAGGCGCTGGGGGGCGGGAGCGGAGGGGCAGGGCCCAGCGGTGAAAGGCGGGTCAGTAAAACTAGCGGAGAGGGCCCCGATGAAGGGACGGGTGGCCCGGGAGGGGGTGGCGGGGCTTGA
- a CDS encoding aldehyde ferredoxin oxidoreductase family protein, whose translation MSFKYGAFAGSLLFVDLGKGTAKRVPLERHWCELYLGGRGRDARVLFEKQDPSTGPLDPASLVLISTGPLTGLLGPTTGRLNVAGRSPLTGIYGNSNAGTNFGPELKFAGYDGIVLTGRSPRPVRLSIQDDDVRLKDASELWGEGVFETTARILEEEGPEARVAAIGPAAENGVLFGSVIFDFWDAAARTGLGTVLASKNLKAVSVQGTGAIRVADPKAYYEAAREGWLAVLEDPGFRTGEHSALGTSICVNWGNAQGWLPTRNFRESWFEGADRISGEEFRDVFSTREAPLPAGRACFSCPNRCKRYGRIDEGKYAGTRGNIEFEGVAAFGSKCGVDDLGAVFHAYMLANDYGMDCITCGNTIALFMECIERGLLEDEGLGLRFGCADAMVEMVHRIANREGRLGELGSQGSERAAAAIGKGAEALLNTIKGLETIACDPRAAKAFGFGFAVASRGSDHLRAHPVFEMLRKPPEVGRELFGSPEAVELRKYGGKVRLVAWHENLAAVTDSAGSCRFMHASYYAQYPIPELMNKYAKRKRAVVHSIKYHKWIEAATGIPMSYEGLMEFGDRIINLERALNLRWGLRREQDTLPRRFLTERIPKGPAKGELFEPRILEEMLVEYYKIRGWDPRTGYPYEERLASLGMEDVAAALKERGLLSPGGAPEQAQPFRDPLAHRPEPGPGENASRG comes from the coding sequence TTGAGCTTCAAGTACGGCGCCTTCGCGGGCTCGCTCCTCTTCGTCGACCTTGGAAAGGGGACGGCGAAGAGGGTGCCGCTCGAGAGGCACTGGTGCGAGCTCTATCTGGGGGGGAGGGGGAGGGACGCTAGAGTTCTGTTCGAGAAGCAGGACCCGTCGACCGGCCCTCTCGACCCCGCGAGCCTCGTCCTCATCTCCACTGGCCCCCTGACGGGCCTACTAGGTCCAACGACGGGCAGGCTGAACGTGGCCGGCCGCTCGCCTCTGACGGGTATCTACGGGAACTCCAACGCCGGCACGAATTTCGGTCCGGAGCTGAAATTCGCCGGCTACGACGGCATCGTCCTCACTGGCCGCTCGCCCCGGCCCGTCAGGCTGAGCATCCAGGATGACGATGTCAGGCTGAAGGACGCCAGCGAGCTATGGGGCGAGGGCGTTTTCGAGACCACCGCTCGAATTCTCGAGGAGGAGGGTCCGGAGGCGAGGGTCGCCGCAATCGGTCCCGCCGCGGAGAACGGCGTTCTCTTCGGCTCAGTCATTTTCGATTTCTGGGACGCCGCGGCCCGGACTGGGCTCGGGACGGTGCTCGCCTCCAAGAACCTAAAGGCCGTGTCCGTCCAGGGCACGGGAGCGATTCGCGTTGCTGACCCGAAGGCCTATTATGAGGCTGCGCGCGAGGGCTGGCTCGCGGTTCTCGAGGACCCGGGCTTTAGAACGGGCGAGCATTCGGCGCTTGGGACGAGCATATGCGTGAACTGGGGGAACGCGCAGGGCTGGCTCCCAACGCGCAACTTCCGTGAGAGCTGGTTCGAGGGCGCGGATAGAATCAGCGGCGAGGAGTTCAGGGACGTCTTCTCGACTCGCGAGGCGCCCCTTCCGGCGGGAAGGGCGTGCTTCTCCTGCCCAAACCGGTGCAAGAGGTACGGTAGAATCGACGAGGGTAAATACGCCGGCACGAGGGGGAACATCGAGTTCGAGGGCGTCGCGGCCTTCGGCTCGAAGTGCGGCGTGGATGATTTGGGCGCGGTTTTCCACGCCTACATGCTTGCCAACGACTACGGCATGGACTGCATAACCTGCGGCAACACGATCGCGCTCTTCATGGAGTGCATCGAGAGGGGTCTGCTCGAGGATGAGGGTCTGGGGCTTAGGTTTGGCTGCGCGGACGCCATGGTCGAGATGGTCCACAGAATCGCGAACCGCGAGGGGAGGCTCGGGGAGCTTGGCTCGCAAGGGAGCGAGAGGGCAGCAGCGGCAATAGGGAAAGGGGCAGAGGCGCTCCTTAACACGATTAAGGGGCTTGAGACCATCGCCTGCGACCCGAGGGCCGCCAAGGCATTCGGCTTCGGCTTCGCGGTTGCGAGCAGGGGCTCGGACCACCTGAGGGCCCATCCTGTCTTCGAGATGCTCAGGAAGCCTCCTGAGGTCGGAAGGGAACTTTTCGGCTCGCCCGAGGCTGTCGAGCTGAGGAAGTACGGCGGGAAGGTCAGGCTCGTGGCTTGGCACGAGAATCTCGCCGCTGTCACGGACTCCGCAGGTAGCTGCCGCTTCATGCATGCCTCCTACTACGCCCAGTATCCCATTCCCGAGCTAATGAACAAGTATGCTAAGAGGAAGAGGGCCGTGGTTCACTCAATCAAGTACCACAAATGGATAGAGGCCGCGACGGGAATTCCGATGAGCTATGAAGGACTGATGGAGTTCGGGGACAGGATAATCAACCTCGAGAGGGCCCTGAACCTGCGGTGGGGCCTCAGGAGGGAACAGGACACCCTGCCCCGTCGCTTCCTTACAGAAAGGATACCAAAAGGGCCGGCGAAGGGCGAGCTCTTCGAGCCACGAATTCTCGAAGAGATGCTGGTGGAATACTATAAAATCCGAGGCTGGGACCCCCGCACGGGCTACCCGTACGAGGAGAGGCTCGCCTCGCTCGGAATGGAGGACGTGGCCGCGGCTCTGAAGGAGAGGGGACTCCTCTCGCCCGGCGGCGCGCCAGAGCAAGCTCAGCCCTTCAGAGACCCACTCGCCCATCGCCCGGAGCCGGGCCCCGGTGAGAACGCCTCGAGGGGATAG
- a CDS encoding MoaD/ThiS family protein — MNKITVTVRYLGTFSQLTGKREETLGLEEGATVGELARLLGLKYGRELRRRLEDGESRPVLFIVDGSPAPSERRLGNGELVLVTYPAGGG; from the coding sequence GTGAATAAAATAACTGTGACCGTGCGCTATCTTGGGACCTTCTCCCAGCTCACGGGAAAGAGGGAGGAGACACTTGGGCTGGAGGAGGGCGCGACGGTCGGGGAGCTCGCAAGGCTACTAGGGCTCAAATACGGCAGGGAGCTCAGAAGGAGGCTGGAGGATGGGGAGTCCCGTCCAGTGTTATTCATCGTGGACGGGAGCCCCGCTCCATCCGAGCGGCGGCTTGGCAACGGGGAGCTCGTTCTTGTCACCTACCCTGCGGGAGGTGGATGA
- a CDS encoding NTPase yields the protein MVRQLGKGIKIGITGLPGAGKTQALIKVIEILEGEGEVVGGMITKPIMEKNRRTGFTVMNWLTKEEAVLAHINIQSKVMVGKYGVDLDALERIGVKAIDDAAEKADVIIVDEVGKMEVESDKFVAAVKNALETSKPFILTLHKKSRNPLLQDIRRRDDIRILEVTPINRNLLPYKIIKLLKGELL from the coding sequence ATGGTGAGACAGTTAGGTAAGGGAATTAAAATAGGCATCACGGGCCTTCCTGGCGCGGGCAAGACCCAGGCCCTCATCAAAGTAATCGAGATTCTGGAGGGCGAGGGGGAGGTTGTCGGTGGGATGATAACTAAGCCCATCATGGAGAAGAACAGGCGCACGGGCTTCACTGTCATGAACTGGTTGACCAAGGAGGAGGCGGTGCTCGCCCACATCAACATCCAGTCTAAAGTGATGGTCGGCAAGTACGGGGTCGACCTAGACGCACTTGAGAGAATCGGCGTGAAAGCGATTGACGACGCTGCGGAGAAGGCAGACGTCATCATCGTCGATGAGGTCGGCAAGATGGAGGTTGAGAGCGACAAGTTCGTGGCGGCTGTCAAGAACGCGCTCGAGACCTCCAAGCCATTCATCCTGACCCTGCACAAGAAGTCCCGGAACCCACTGTTGCAGGACATCCGCAGGCGCGACGACATCCGCATTCTGGAGGTCACGCCCATAAACCGGAACCTCCTGCCCTACAAAATCATCAAGCTCCTCAAGGGGGAGCTGCTCTGA
- a CDS encoding sulfite exporter TauE/SafE family protein — MDPLSLLAALGIGAAAGLLSGMFGIGGGIVMVPGLLFAGLVGSFSEATACSLFAIIFVSPMGSYVHMKARHLNLRYALALGASGVLGGVAGSYISSPAPQNWLELAFGIFALVMGVELFLNSGRGGGTGVNNAVGAREGGAGGTGGAKLPCGRDARRRGSAAEVAKFVEGEERQPAGPGVREPTECGLRNPYPVLVLLGLAAGLLAGFLGVGGGLVMVPVMVLLGVGVHVAIGTSLLAILFTACASVAAKASLSHFDIGVAVPLAIGGCVAAWAGAAAAERTGSRQLSRYVSVLQFVIGGYMLAKGLGLL, encoded by the coding sequence GTGGACCCCCTGTCTCTCCTCGCGGCGCTCGGCATAGGCGCGGCCGCGGGCCTGCTATCAGGAATGTTTGGCATAGGCGGAGGGATTGTGATGGTCCCCGGGCTCCTCTTCGCCGGGCTCGTGGGCAGTTTCAGCGAGGCCACGGCCTGCTCCCTCTTCGCCATCATATTCGTCTCGCCGATGGGCTCATACGTACATATGAAAGCGAGGCATCTAAACCTCCGCTACGCTCTCGCGCTCGGGGCCTCCGGCGTTCTCGGGGGCGTCGCAGGCTCTTACATCAGCAGCCCGGCCCCGCAGAACTGGCTCGAGCTCGCGTTCGGCATTTTCGCACTAGTGATGGGAGTTGAGCTATTCCTGAACTCCGGGAGGGGAGGAGGAACGGGGGTCAATAATGCGGTGGGGGCTCGTGAGGGCGGGGCCGGCGGAACAGGCGGAGCGAAGCTGCCATGCGGTCGCGATGCCCGGCGGCGGGGAAGCGCTGCAGAGGTTGCGAAGTTTGTGGAGGGAGAGGAGCGGCAGCCCGCGGGGCCAGGTGTTCGGGAGCCAACCGAGTGCGGGCTCCGGAACCCTTACCCTGTGCTAGTCCTCCTCGGCCTCGCCGCCGGCCTTTTAGCGGGCTTCCTTGGCGTCGGCGGCGGGCTGGTCATGGTCCCAGTGATGGTTCTTCTCGGCGTCGGGGTCCATGTGGCCATCGGCACCTCCCTTCTCGCGATTCTCTTCACCGCCTGCGCCTCGGTTGCGGCCAAGGCCTCCCTGAGCCACTTCGACATCGGTGTCGCGGTCCCGCTTGCGATCGGGGGCTGCGTCGCGGCCTGGGCCGGCGCCGCCGCGGCCGAGAGGACCGGCTCTAGGCAGCTCTCGAGATACGTGTCCGTGCTGCAGTTCGTGATAGGCGGATACATGCTGGCGAAGGGACTGGGCTTGCTGTGA
- a CDS encoding ACT domain-containing protein, which translates to MKQFSIQVRDRVGELARVTEIMANHGINIIAISSEGAGSKRPVIRIVTEDQASTRKALERAGREFTEEEILVVKLLDRPGELAKIARRLARKAINVNSIYIFGKSDGKTEIALAVDKLDEAREVLGVR; encoded by the coding sequence TTGAAGCAGTTCAGCATTCAGGTGAGGGACAGGGTGGGGGAGCTGGCCAGGGTGACCGAGATAATGGCGAACCACGGAATCAACATCATCGCTATATCCAGCGAGGGCGCGGGCTCCAAGCGGCCAGTGATAAGGATAGTGACCGAGGACCAGGCCTCGACCCGGAAGGCCCTGGAGAGGGCGGGGCGGGAGTTCACGGAGGAGGAGATTCTGGTCGTGAAGCTCCTAGACAGACCTGGCGAGCTGGCCAAGATCGCGCGCAGGCTCGCGAGAAAGGCGATAAACGTGAACTCGATATACATCTTCGGCAAGAGCGACGGAAAGACCGAGATTGCGCTCGCGGTAGATAAATTGGACGAGGCGAGGGAGGTTCTGGGGGTCAGGTAG